The genomic interval TAAAGGGACGATTTCCGTCAGCATGGTCGAGGAAGCGCTCGCGCTGGCGCGCTCACGCGGCCTCGACGCGCTGCCGCTTGCCGAAGCCGCGGGCATCGCCGCGCCGATGCTGGCGTCGCCGAAAAGCCGCGTGTCGTCGGCGCAATATGGCGCGCTGTGGGCCGCGATTGCCCGCGCGCTGGACGACGAGTTCTTCGGCCAGGATTCGCATCGCATGAAAAGCGGCAGCTTCATCGCCATGACGCAGACGGCGCTCACCGCGCGCAACGGCGGTCAGGCGCTGGCGCGCGCGGTCGGTTTCATGCGGCTGGTGCTAGACGATCTCGGCGTGCAGATCGAAACCGATGCGCAGCGCGTGCGCCTGCGCTTCGTGGAAAGCGCCGGCGCGCCGCCGCCGGCGATGTTCGCCTATGCGACCTACTTCATCGTGGTGTACGGGCTGTTGTGCTGGCTGGTCGGGCGGCGCATTCCGCTGCTCGAGGCGCGCTTTCGCTGCGCCGAGCCGTCCGCCGCGCACGAGTACCGGCTGATGTTCTGCGATCACATGAGCTTCGAGCAGGCCGAGTCGTACGTCGATCTCGCGCCGGCGTTTCTGGAGTTGCCCGTGATCCAGACGACCAAGTCCGTCAAGCCCTTCCTGCGCGACGCGCCCGGCAGCTTCATCGTCAAGTATCGCAATCCGGGCTCGCTCGCGGCGCGCGTGCGCAAGATGCTGCGCGCCATGCCGATGTCCGGCTGGCCCGCCGCCGATCAGATGGCCGAACGCCTGCACGTCGCCGAGGCCACCATGCGGCGGCGTTTGAAACAGGAAGGCTATACGTACCAGTCGATCAAGGACGACCTGCGGCGCGACATCGCGATCGGTGAGTTGCAGGACACCGACCGCACCATCGCCGACATCGCGACCTCAGTCGGATTTGCCGAACCGAGCGCGTTTCATCGCGCGTTTCGCAAGTGGACCGGCATGCGGCCGACCGACTACCGGCCGGCCCGCGCGGATTTCACGCGCAAGGCGGAATCGGACTAAGCTGTAAGGAGCAGGCCAGCCTTCTTTTGGGGTATCGGCCCGCGCAGGCCGATACATGTCGGCATGGCGCGGCAGCCGTCAGCGATGAGCACGTATCCACGTCTCCCGTTCCGGCAGTCCGGCTCACGCATGTCGCCTATCCGCGGCGACATGGCGGGCCGGTTGATGCGCGGCATGACCGTGCTCGGCATGCTTTTGGCGTTTGGATTCGCGTCGTGCGAATCGAATGTGGCGCTGCGCGCCGCGGTCGCCCCGAACAGCGTCGTCGTCATTCCAGTGAACGGAGCGATCAGTCCGGCGAGCGCCGACTTCATCGTGCGCAGCCTGCAGCGTGCCGCTGAAGATCGCGCGCAACTCGCCGTGCTGCAACTGGATACGCCAGGCGGGCTCGACACGTCGATGCGGCAGATCATCAAGGCGATTCTCGGCTCGCC from Paraburkholderia phytofirmans PsJN carries:
- a CDS encoding AraC family transcriptional regulator translates to MKNDKGTISVSMVEEALALARSRGLDALPLAEAAGIAAPMLASPKSRVSSAQYGALWAAIARALDDEFFGQDSHRMKSGSFIAMTQTALTARNGGQALARAVGFMRLVLDDLGVQIETDAQRVRLRFVESAGAPPPAMFAYATYFIVVYGLLCWLVGRRIPLLEARFRCAEPSAAHEYRLMFCDHMSFEQAESYVDLAPAFLELPVIQTTKSVKPFLRDAPGSFIVKYRNPGSLAARVRKMLRAMPMSGWPAADQMAERLHVAEATMRRRLKQEGYTYQSIKDDLRRDIAIGELQDTDRTIADIATSVGFAEPSAFHRAFRKWTGMRPTDYRPARADFTRKAESD